Proteins from a genomic interval of Neodiprion lecontei isolate iyNeoLeco1 chromosome 2, iyNeoLeco1.1, whole genome shotgun sequence:
- the LOC107224461 gene encoding multiple epidermal growth factor-like domains protein 8 isoform X2, producing MWWTKVIGIWLATWGCLFRGINLAPQASKKQVPCDKTRKVFTDSWGIITDGPTGSNYTQDSHCEWLIKADNSRQFITLIFRTMETECSYDYVFVYDGDSFRSPLLGSFSGKTGPQNVTSSSGYMLILLYSDTNYVLNGFQAEFSVTNCPNNCTGHGVCLQNTCVCESEWGGKDCSRALCPDKCGGGVCKRGRCLCHSGYSGQSCSLDRRDAVGNRWHWLSHSEGGMTPRAAHTAVYVNETDALYVFGGYDLNHILGNLEVYRFSNSQWEDEYGVVLEGASSPDYLDPMLITSELEKAGPGGEERFGLRPTSFFRNLLYSIKDNSTFSLRHRATVEAGQHGWRELRNTPEHRERERKEQEAREKELRERRERNERNEKLRRKHLTRRPRPRYTRFAELDEDSDEPAPKTDDDMSNWEDKISASNPLDENPYIQEIIEPKFTTESTIVKEDCTTQNLDELPKPTSRYGHAACRYEGGFVIYGGKVEDGSLSNELWHYDVVKRTWTLRAKNSPFYPPRLTRHSLTLVNDEIYLFGGSTIDGEFSSNLYKISLNLSDETASERWREVRPRGGKELDVRVVAHSTVYHQPTNSLLIYGGVVASVARFSKLSDRMFVFQLDRKVWSEIHYPRAPLRDTYVPRERAFHTSTIIGNYLVVFGGYSHRHNKEEICYGNQMYLYHLGCHAWVSHDILGQSDKSDSSPHSQYPKQQGVFAHAADVRNGNTLLLVGGYHGNVNADLLAYTLPPMLAPRDGDYIEPEQICSRHKRLADCAANPECGWCSADETCYGRTVGSNCTTNLQTTRCPGICPALGDCHSCLIHGQPGGRWGTSARGGTSVSNKLNLGTCTWCVQNARCHHKDDNYGVCGLREDTASQIPGWWGSKGTEIAKVEECRELDRRPGLTFLKYKPPVNFSQPDSVAIVNATTVDFNVPSMQGAKTESGLGGEMIARLLGFLRPPQSVWESTAEHLKICVSYNSATLHVSHSDDARELALVANLTAEASQCIPTNWPDGNPTMLLPGRYLLDFESRRMVTTNYAYASKMEITHNKRNENPKVFTFEYLEPFQNGSCHQYHNCLHCLTDSSCGWCEITNKCMSRSSNETENCAANVEWDDDGQPISEWHYLTITPSTCANCSNYISCESCVGSNLCEWWTEEAKCARIGRLPNAVASVDRCPVPCRQRSSCTQCLDERGRCVWCEATQECFSFSVYTSEYQFGLCREWMDQAGLMGITSRSSSTLTGIDQCKSCGRHANCSSCLHSLSCGWCYSLENPITGVCVQGDFNQPHVNCSAAINARQNSTLNPENAGWAYAQCPDVDECDLGLHDCHPNAACTNTHGSFSCQCKRGFNGDGRENCTKTCYEKCVNGYCSEAPDYKCECNLGWTGPDCRTNCGCYNHSTCVQGPGVCDECQNWTTGKYCEECKAGSFGNATTSLGCSKCNCNEHGDKDSGVCDRQTGICFCRDNTKGNNCELCEMGYYGDPRNGGMCYYGCMARGMLGGETAGRQGLGSRHSQVALLETQQGGPPTRECLWIVSPASGLSPDTMTPSIQSVIQFTLHDDIDISCQENSVYVYDGLPDFVSTTTSHQSQLLGVYCTESTNYPVTVEAKSGFLTVHYKQLDDVEGFNASYVVMTCNNCPDNRECRNGNCLCKTGFVGINCDIELCPNNCTALKKQGICDKSYGHCACTSGYGGRDCSVKIKENQLVFTELFNSEYLADNLDHLRKTLPRFGHSLVADRRGSLWMFGGYSLSNGPLNDIRLFDTKNNTWMPVTVESTSEASMPQGRYFHAAEIVHSRQQIYVYGGLSVKEEGVQGLSNNTLDDFWKFSLQNQRWSHISQDASKKEPPPLAGHTLTLRRDGESESLILVGGFSPKYGYLETVWEFNLESETWDTINTTGNGPLGVYGHSTVYHARSESFYVFGGYTYSINRTFISNKLYALNYKTRVWSVLPPFIDELTDGSSLPQARFLHSAVTTDEYMVIFGGRQYPRNTTDSLIAYKYSCNLWIRLITTDMEIIGTPPPPAYAHAMTHADPETNAIYVVGGFDGGIKSHVTLINIPEDLCSLWTDKPTCRKYFGCSFCAVTTLSGTNATYCFSNENLDNKEDKCDVNVTQAQRSNGLFCNADWMASRTCANFKTCTECLAQWPYFKGDEPVCKWCKNCPHGKCIPAEKECNDQKKCNLSVSDVNQCGERQCPASDCEKCKSLGNCVWTRQVLKTFELGIKVSAEPVYDWNCVAEDIFNRSSIKMKNTPQDQCDSRCSDHKDCKNCLKGTGAEGGWSECRWSTQLNECISPSYQPLYCAGGVCGLVLRGADSDHCPEPCETFKQCSTCLKHAHCGWCSLDSQNITGQGICTEGSLEAPAEHPAGGTCEMLYDQLYATPETPTTPASVPQLSDSTEEKDNATMPIPAIVIPPKFSWHYVSCPPENECNNGHHTCSPQSEQCVDMEEGFKCICGSGYKSEKSICVPVCSQGCVRGTCIEPDVCRCDFGYVGANCSIQCQCNGHSNCAGPDKLDVCLECHNNTMGPQCEKCLPLFVGNPADNGQCVPCLDYCSGHTHVCINESMIVTDPSEVGKMSPEMLMEKLVEGPIANARCVECKNNTKGDKCAECISGNFRGTEDLRDVCRPCECHGHGDTCDAVTGEKCNCGNNTESEQNCASGPIKAANTGATPCWMVQCSKCRENYAGTPTMGHQCYKTVTVDNKMCFDSKLIDLHHAFMSGGSHDECKVKPKPLNPGQTVFYMVQPRFMNVDIRVMVDVTQGALDLFLSPRDDSFVVSLNSSTGYQDVELDSRFKVRNDYHDDWLDNHPYNRMRRVEFHPQESSSSQSNGTTTTESNWNSAAQYIVMERYAEGLATFVTVEQRNTFLVIRNLTNRLVLTLPQDRHELGQTKFHIALRAIDAPSPEINGRAAYGMIFFRQDQLHIDLFVFFSVFFSCFFLFLAACVVAWKTKQAADIRRARRRHVVEMLHMAKRPFASATILYDRDGCSGLSPSSPLRKGRRSKQMNFHSDVRPVAVEPTDDGVAAVATVFIRLPGGRQAPVKLALGSSLILLARVHPVNGRAFLRRRNSHAPN from the exons TCAATGGATTTCAAGCAGAATTCTCAGTCACAAATTGCCCAAACAATTGCACAGGCCATGGAGTGTGCCTACAGAACACATGCGTTTGTGAAAGCGAATGGGGAGGTAAGGACTGTTCGAGAGCTCTCTGCCCAGACAAATGTGGAGGTGGTGTATGCAAAAGAGGAAGATGCCTCTGTCACAGTGGATACTCAGGACAATCCTGCTCACTGGACAGAAGAGATGCAGTCGGCAATAG ATGGCATTGGCTGTCACATTCTGAAGGCGGTATGACTCCTCGTGCAGCTCATACTGCTGTTTATGTCAATGAGACGGATGCTCTTTACGTCTTTGGGGGGTATGATCTGAATCACATACTTGGAAATTTGGAAGTATATCGGTTTTCTAACAGCCAATGGGAGGACGAATATGGAGTGGTCCTTG AAGGAGCATCGTCGCCTGATTATCTTGATCCAATGCTGATAACAAGCGAGCTAGAGAAAGCCGGCCCTGGTGGTGAAGAGCGATTCGGCCTACGTCCGACATCGTTTTTTAGAAATCTTCTCTATAGTATCAAAGATAACAGCACATTTAGTTTGAGGCACAGAGCAACTGTTGAGGCTGGCCAACATGGATGGAGAGAGCTAAGAAATACCCCTGAACATCGAGAACGAGAGAGGAAAGAGCAGGAGGCAAGGGAAAAGGAACTCAGGGAGAGACGAGAGAGAAATGAAAGGAACGAAAAACTGAGGCGAAAGCATCTCACCCGGCGCCCGAGACCACG ATATACCAGATTTGCTGAACTCGACGAAGACTCAGATGAGCCTGCCCCAAAGACTGATGATGATATGTCAAATTGGGAAGATAAAATATCCGCAAGTAATCCATTGGACGAAAATCCTTACATTCAGGAAATTATTGAGCCCAAGTTCACGACTGAATCTACAATAGTTAAAGAAGATTGTACGACGCAGAATCTTGACGAGCTACCAAAACCCACTTCGAGATATGGTCATGCTGCTTGCAGATACGAAG GTGGCTTTGTCATATATGGCGGTAAAGTTGAAGATGGTTCACTTTCTAATGAACTTTGGCATTACGATGTTGTAAAACGAACTTGGACTCTGCGTGCCAAAAACTCACCATTTTATCCTCCTCGATTGACAAGACATTCCTTAACTCTAGTCAACGATGAGATATATTTATTCGGGGGAAGTACAATTGATGGAGAATTCTCATCGAATCTTTATAAAATTAGCCTAAATTTGT CTGACGAGACCGCATCGGAAAGGTGGAGAGAAGTGCGTCCCAGGGGTGGCAAGGAGTTGGATGTTCGTGTTGTAGCACATAGTACAGTTTACCATCAACCCACAAATTCTCTTCTGATCTACGGTGGTGTTGTCGCGAGTGTGGCTCGTTTCAGCAAACTTTCCGACAGGATGTTCGTTTTTCAACTTGACAGAAAGGTCTGGTCGGAGATCCATTATCCAAGAGCTCCTCTGAGGGATACATATGTGCCACGGGAACGTGCTTTCCACACAAGCACTATCATAG GAAATTACCTGGTCGTATTTGGTGGATACTCTCATAGGCATAACAAGGAGGAAATTTGCTACGGCAATCAGATGTACCTTTACCATCTTGGCTGTCACGCTTGGGTTAGTCACGACATATTAGGACAGAGCGATAAAT CAGATTCATCTCCCCACTCTCAATATCCCAAACAACAGGGAGTCTTCGCTCATGCCGCGGATGTGAGGAATGGAAATACGTTGCTCCTTGTCGGCGGTTATCATGGCAATGTAAACGCAGACCTCCTTGCTTATACTTTGCCACCGATGCTGGCTCCCAGAGATGGCGATTATATTGAACCAGAACAAATTTGCTCAAGGCATAAACGCCTTGCAGATTGCGCGGCTAATCCTGAATGTGGTTGGTGCTCCGCTGACGAG actTGCTACGGTCGAACTGTTGGTAGTAACTGCACCACAAATTTACAAACGACGAGATGTCCCGGCATTTGTCCAGCGTTGGGAGATTGTCATTCGTGTCTAATTCATGGACAGCCAGGTGGTCGTTGGGGAACAAGCGCAAGGGGTGGAACTTCAGTTTCTAACAAATTGAATCTCGGTACGTGTACATGGTGCGTTCAGAACGCAAGATGCCACCACAAGGATGACAATTATGGTGTGTGCGGTCTGCGGGAAGACACAGCATCTCAGATACCCGGATGGTGGGGTTCAAAGGGGACGGAAATTGCGAAGGTCGAGGAGTGCAGAGAACTGGATCGACGTCCTGGACTAACATTTCTCAAGTATAAACCACCGGTTAATTTTAGCCAGCCTGATTCTGTAGCTATCGTCAATGCGACTACCGTCGACTTTAACGTACCGTCAATGCAAGGGGCCAAAACAGAGTCTGGTCTTGGTGGAGAAATGATCGCTAGACTGCTTGGCTTCCTCAGACCACCTCAATCTGTCTGGGAAAGCACCGCCGAACATCTAAAGATTTGCGTAAGCTATAATAGTGCAACTCTTCACGTATCGCACAGCGACGACGCTCGAGAGTTG GCTTTAGTTGCTAATCTGACTGCCGAGGCATCTCAGTGCATACCCACAAACTGGCCAGACGGAAACCCAACGATGTTGCTACCAGGTCGTTATCTCCTAGACTTTGAGTCAAGACGTATGGTAACGACGAACTATGCTTATGCCAGTAAAATGGAAATAACGCACAACAAACGCAACGAGAATCCAAAAGTGTTCACCTTTGAATACCTCGAACCGTTCCAAAACGGCTCCTGTCATCAGTACCATAACTGTCTTCACTGTCTAACAGATTCGTCTTGTGGGTGGTGCGAAATAACGAACAAGTGCATGTCTAGATCATCGAACGAGACTGAAAACTGCGCAGCTAACGTTGAGTGGGACGACGATGGACAGCCAATAAGCGAATGGCACTACCTCACTATAACACCTTCAACCTGTGCCAATTGCTCTAATTACATTTCATGTGAATCGTGTGTTGGAAGCAATCTGTGCGAGTGGTGGACCGAGGAAGCTAAATGCGCAAGAATTGGCCGTCTACCTAATGCTGTCGCTAGCGTTGATCGCTGCCCTGTACCGTGTAGGCAGAGGTCCAGTTGTACCCAATGCCTCGACGAAAGAGGACGATGCGTTTGGTGCGAGGCCACACAAGagtgtttttcattctcagtTTACACATCTGAGTATCAGTTTGGTCTCTGCAGAGAGTGGATGGACCAGGCCGGCTTGATGGGAATAACTTCAAGGTCGAGTTCAACACTGACTGGTATTGATCAGTGCAAGAGCTGCGGGCGACACGCAAACTGCTCGAGTTGTCTTCATTCCCTGAGCTGTGGCTGGTGCTACAGCTTGGAAAATCCTATCACAGGAGTCTGTGTTCAAGGTGATTTCAATCAACCCCATGTAAATTGCAGCGCAGCCATTAATGCCAGACAAAACTCTACTCTAAATCCCGAGAACGCTGGATGGGCCTACGCCCAATGCCCGGATGTCGATGAGTGCGATCTCGGCCTTCACGATTGTCACCCTAACGCCGCCTGTACAAACACCCATGGGAGTTTCAGTTGCCAGTGTAAGAGAGGCTTCAATGGAGACGGACGGGAAAACTGCACCAAAACTTGTTACGAAAAATGTGTTAACGGATACTGCAGTGAAGCACCCGATTATAAGTGCGAGTGTAATTTGGGATGGACTGGACCAGACTGTAGGACCAACTGTGGATGCTATAATCATTCCACTTGCGTTCAGGGTCCTGGTGTTTGCGACGAGTGCCAAAATTGGACGACTGGAAAATACTGCGAAGAGTGCAAGGCTGGGAGCTTTGGAAATGCTACCACAAGCTTGGGGTGTAGCAAGTGCAATTGCAACGAACATGGCGATAAGGATAGTGGCGTTTGCGACCGACAGACTGGGATTTGCTTCTGCAGGGATAACACCAAAggaaataattgtgaattatGTGAAATGGGGTACTATGGGGATCCGAGGAACGGAGGAATGTGCTATTACGGCTGCATGGCCAGGGGTATGCTAGGTGGTGAAACTGCCGGAAGACAGGGACTGGGAAGCAGACACTCGCAG GTAGCTCTTTTGGAAACGCAACAAGGAGGACCACCGACCAGAGAATGTCTCTGGATAGTGAGCCCAGCATCCGGACTTTCTCCTGACACGATGACGCCAAGTATACAAAGTGTTATACAATTTACGCTTCATGACGATATCGATATAAGCTGCCAGGAAAACAGTGTATACGTTTATGATGGTCTTCCTGATTTTGTGTCCACCACAACTAGCCACCAGAGTCAACTCCTTGGCGTTTATTGCACAGAGAGTACCAACTACCCTGTGACTGTTGAAGCGAAATCAGGATTTCTAACTGTGCACTATAAGCAGCTCGACGACGTTGAAGGTTTCAACGCAAGCTACGTCGTTATGACTTGTAACAATTGCCCTGACAATCGAGAGTGCAGAAATGGTAACTGCTTGTGCAAAACTGGATTCGTTGGTATAAATTGCGACATTGAACTCTGTCCAAACAATTGTACTGCGTTGAAGAAACAAGGCATATGCGATAAGAGCTATGGTCATTGTGCATGTACCTCTGGATATGGGGGTCGCGATTGTTCGGTCAAAATAAAGGAAAACCAATTGGTTTTTACGGAGTTATTTAACTCGGAATACCTTGCTGACAATCTTGATCATCTTCGAAAAACTTTGCCCAGATTTGGCCATAGTCTCGTCGCCGATCGCAGAGGAAGCCTTTGGATGTTTGGTGGTTATTCTCTCAGTAACGGACCCCTCAATGATATCAGACTGTTTGATACGAAAAACAATACTTGGATGCCGGTTACCGTTGAGTCAACATCCGAGGCGTCGATGCCTCAAGGACGATACTTCCATGCCGCGGAAATAGTTCACAGTAGACAGCAGATTTACGTCTATGGTGGTCTTTCGGTGAAGGAGGAGGGTGTGCAAGGATTGTCTAACAACACGCTAGATGACTTTTGGAAATTTAGTCTGCAAAATCAGAGATGGAGTCATATTTCTCAGGATGCTTCTAAAAAAGAACCACCTCCATTGGCTGGACACACTTTGACCCTTAGGAGAGATGGAGAATCGGAAAGTCTGATACTTGTTGGTGGATTTAGCCCGAAATATGGATATCTTGAGACCGTTTGGGAGTTTAATTTGGAGTCTGAGACATGGGACACTATTAATACTACTGGAAATGGTCCGTTGGGTGTTTACGGGCATTCGACTGTTTATCATGCAAGATCCGAGAGTTTTTACGTGTTCGGAGGATATACCTATTCCATAAACAGAACCTTCATCTCCAACAAACTTTACGCGTTAAATTACAAAACACGGGTTTGGTCTGTGCTTCCTCCATTCATTGATGAACTAACTGATGGGAGTAGCTTG CCACAAGCTCGTTTTCTTCACTCTGCGGTTACAACGGATGAGTATATGGTAATTTTTGGAGGTCGTCAGTATCCACGTAATACGACAGATTCGTTAATAGCCTACAAATATTCGTGCAATCTATGGATACGCTTGATAACTACAGACATGGAGATCATAGGAACACCACCACCTCCTGCTTATGCTCACGCAATGACGCATGCAGACCCAGAAACTAACGCTATCTACGTCGTAGGAGGATTTGACGGTGGAATTAAAAGTCACGTAACGCTGATAAACATACCTGAAGATCTTTGCAGTCTTTGGACAGATAAACCAACCTgtcgaaaatattttggatgcTCATTCTGCGCCGTCACCACTCTATCAGGGACAAATGCGACTTACTGTTTCTCTAATGAAAATCTTGACAATAAAGAAGACAA GTGCGACGTTAACGTCACACAGGCACAGCGGTCTAATGGATTATTCTGTAACGCGGACTGGATGGCGTCAAGGACGTGtgcgaattttaaaacttgtacCGAGTGTTTGGCGCAGTGGCCTTATTTCAAAGGAGATGAGCCTGTCTGTAAATGGTGTAAAAATTGTCCACATGGAAAGTGCATACCAGCAGAAAAGGAATGCAATGATCAGAAAAAGTGTAATCTCTCCGTAAGCGATGTCAATCAATGCGGAGAGAGGCAATGTCCGGCTAGTGATTGTGAGAAGTGTAAAAGCCTTGGGAACTGTGTCTGGACCAGACAAGTATTAAAAACTT TTGAGCTCGGCATCAAAGTGTCCGCAGAACCTGTGTATGACTGGAATTGCGTCGCTGAAGATATATTCAACAGATCCagcataaaaatgaaaaatactccGCAGGATCAGTGTGACAGCCGATGCAGTGATCATAAGGATTGTAAGAACTGTCTTAAGGGCACAGGAGCTGAAGGTGGATGGAGCGAATGTCGATGGTCAACACAGCTAAACGAG TGCATCTCGCCTTCGTATCAACCTCTTTATTGTGCTGGAGGTGTGTGCGGTTTGGTGCTTCGAGGGGCAGATTCTGATCACTGTCCCGAGCCGTGTGAAACTTTTAAGCAATGCAGTACCTGTTTGAAACATGCGCACTGCGGATGGTGCTCACTTGATTCCCAAAACATAACAGGGCAAGGAATATGTACCGAGGGATCCCTTGAAGCCCCTGCGGAACATCCAGCTGGTGGAACCTGTGAGATGTTATACGACCAGTTATATGCAACGCCGGAGACAC CTACTACACCAGCTTCTGTACCGCAACTATCTGATTCTACTGAAGAAAAAGACAATGCAACAATGCCTATACCAGCCATAGTTATTCCTCCGAAATTTTCATGGCACTATGTGAGCTGCCCTCCAGAAAACGAGTGCAACAATGGTCATCACACCTGCTCACCACAAAGCGAACAGTGCGTCGATATGGAAGAGGGATTCAAATGCATCTGTGGTTCTGGATACAAGTCTGAAAA GAGTATCTGCGTTCCTGTTTGTTCGCAAGGTTGTGTCCGAGGCACGTGCATTGAGCCCGATGTCTGTCGTTGCGATTTTGGCTATGTGGGTGCAAACTGTTCTATTCAGTGTCAGTGCAACGGTCACAGCAACTGTGCTGGACCCGATAAACTGGATGTGTGTCTGGAGTGCCACAACAACACAATGGGTCCCCAGTGCGAGAAATGCTTACCACTGTTTGTCGGCAATCCGGCGGACAACGGGCAGTGTGTACCCTGCTTGGATTACTGCAGTGGGCATACTCACGTCTGTATCAACGAAAGCATGATTGTAACC GATCCGAGTGAGGTAGGAAAAATGTCTCCGGAAATGTTGATGGAGAAATTAGTTGAGGGACCGATAGCTAATGCGAGATGTGTCGAGTGCAAGAATAACACAAAAGGAGATAAGTGTGCGGAATGCATCAGTGGGAATTTTAGGGGTACCGAAGACCTTAGAGACGTTTGCAGACC CTGTGAGTGTCACGGTCATGGAGATACGTGCGATGCAGTGACAGGTGAGAAATGTAATTGTGGCAACAATACAGAGAGTGAGCAGAACTGCGCGAGTGGTCCGATAAAAGCAGCTAATACTGGAGCCACCCCCTGCTGGATGGTTCAGTGCAGTAAGTGTCGGGAAAATTATGCTGGAACACCGACGATGGGTCACCAATGTTACAAGACCGTTACTGTCGACAACAAGATGTGCTTCGATTCGAAATTAATAG ACTTGCACCATGCTTTTATGTCCGGAGGATCACATG ATGAGTGCAAAGTCAAACCCAAACCGCTGAACCCAGGACAAACTGTATTCTACATGGTTCAGCCAAGGTTCATGAATGTTGATATCCGAGTTATGGTTGATGTCACTCAAGGTGCACTAGACCTCTTTCTTAGTCCCAGAGACGACTCTTTTGTTGTCAGTTTGAACAGCTCTACGGGATATCAGGAC gTCGAGCTGGATAGTCGGTTCAAAGTACGCAATGACTATCACGACGACTGGTTAGATAATCACCCTTACAACAGGATGCGGAGGGTTGAATTCCACCCTCAAGAATCCTCGTCTTCTCAGTCGAACGGTACAACAACAACGGAAAGTAACTGGAACTCAGCGGCTCAGTACATTGTAATGGAACGTTACGCAGAGGGTCTGGCAACCTTTGTGACGGTAGAACAGCGTAACACTTTCCTAGTGATAAGAAACCTGACGAACAGACTGGTTCTCACATTGCCACAGGACAGGCACGAGCTTGGCCAGACAAAATTCCATATAGCACTTCGTGCCATAGACGCTCCGAGCCCAGAAATAAACGGCAGAGCCGCTTACGGCATGATTTTCTTCAGGCAGGACCAGCTTCATATCGAcctttttgtatttttctcgGTATTTTTCTCCTGTTTCTTCCTTTTCCTAGCAGCGTGTGTAGTTGCTTGGAAGACAAAGCAGGCAGCAGATATCAGGCGCGCTCGGAGACGACACGTGGTCGAGATGCTGCACATGGCTAAACGCCCGTTTGCTTCCGCCACTATTTTATATGACAGGGACGGCTGCAGCGGTCTTAGTCCCAGCTCTCCTCTTAGGAAAGGACGGCGTAGTAAACAGATGAACTTTCACAGTGACGTCAGACCTGTCGCTGTTGAACCTACAGACGACGGGGTTGCCGCTGTCGCGACTGTTTTTATTCGCCTACCTGGAGGACGACAGGCACCCGTTAAACTTGCTCTGGGTAGTTCTCTCATTTTATTGGCACGTGTTCATCCTGTTAATGGGAGAGCGTTTTTGAGACGCAGGAATAGCCATGCGccaaattaa